Genomic DNA from Macadamia integrifolia cultivar HAES 741 chromosome 6, SCU_Mint_v3, whole genome shotgun sequence:
TCGTTGTCTGACGCCACCACAGCAACTTTGACGGTTTGACTAGATTTGGCGAGATCTGAATTTACCAATCACTCTACGGTTTTTCAtttaaaagacaaaaatggCCACGTGGGTAAGTGGGTTGCGTCTGTATGTGTTTAGGTTTGCGATCGAAAAATCGGAATCATATCGGTCCATCCTGATTCTCACCGGAGCTGACCAAGGTGGATCGGTTGTAGCAAGGGTCTTGGAATCGGCATCCATATCGGTAAGGGTGTAATCGGTtcgggtttggttttggtttaaatggtgcggatcggtttggttcacatttatttgactaaaatcataactacatcatttattaaacggttccactttctgaaatggtgatcgtttagtaaacggtttcggttttcatggtttctaaacggtgtcagtttcacggttttaaacggtttcagtttcgatttattctatacggtttgtaaaacggttcacaatcggtttgttataacttgcaaccatctctaaagtGAAGATCATAagtttatccaaaaataattgacaACCGCAAATATGAGATTCTATATtgacgatggtatgtcttaactTGATAATATAGTGTTATTTTTTTGCATgatcattctcaaacatatagaagTAATAtgatacaacatccaaatccagccttctacaacataaaatattaaaatgacaggtggttcagccaaaacaccccatctgtgataacataataacataataacatagtaacatatatggattacaagttcacgatctaaaacctaaacttgaaataaattgcaataaatcataccaaagcaggatgaacacttaatttaattgttaattgttatacggattgctgcccctgctttatttaattgttatatggattaatcTGATCGGTTTAAACAGTTCGaattaaacggtttcaattcggtttaaaACCAACGGGTTTCACGGTTAAAACTGACCCCACtcgacccatttagctaatttgcctaaaacttgaaaccataaccgcaccatttactaaattgTTTTATGCTTTTGGTGTAAACAgatcggttcgatttcgataaatgatttcggttacaaattcacatccttacataTCGGTCATAGATGAATCCCGATTTGAATCGATCATTAATCGGAGTGAATCGGTTGAATTGATTAGTGTTGATTTCCATATGAATCAATCGATTCTTGATCTGATTCATTGATTTCATCAATCCGTTTAGGATTGGATGATTTTGACCATCTTGAGGTACATCACGACCTACAGGCAACATCAGTGAGACCTAGAAAGGCAACCCAATTGGGAGTCAAAGATCCATAGTAGTTGCAACCTCTAGGACTTCATATTCATCATATTTTAAGCAGGGGCAAGGGATCGATGATTAATCATTGATCTAAAGGAGATACTAGGATGCATTGTGAAGGGAAATTGAAAACGTATAGAGCTTTATTCGAGTGGTTAGGCACTGTGACCTAAGAGCTAGGTCTCGGTGTCACAATTGATGGTTCGAAGGAATGATGAGCTAGTGCTAATGAGTTTTTGCTTTAATGGGTGTAGTGAAGAAATAGAATCAGAGTGCTATTTACATGTACGTATACAAAAATTCAAAAGACCAGTAAAAAACATCTAAAAAGTAGAAACTACATTGTATACTAATAAGGGAAAACAAAGATGGATAAGAGGAGGAATACACTATAAATGGAGAATCCGTCATAAACTTTGCACTAACATGCAATGTAATGAAATGTTTTCATTAGGTGTGGCTCAACATTCAATAATTGTATGATTCAGATTAGCAGATTGGTGTTGATTGACAGATTTGGTTGAATGGAGTATAATTAGAAGTGATTTCTATTATGAATTCTTACTTTAACGTGTAAAGTATCATGCTAACTTATTAGTAATTGGGTCATACCATTGGAGAGGCTTAGTTACTCTTAACCCAAGGTTGGTCCCTAGTCACAATTTATATAAAGATAGTTATGTCAATTAACAACGATCATTGACAACTTGTGAAGGAAGGAGCAAGCAAGACTGATAGAAGAAGATGAGCATTCGAGAAGTTCTTCGACAACCCATATGGATCCAAAAAAGTTCTTATTTGAAAAATTGTTGTAATTGTCGTTTGTGTTTTTCATCTTGCATATTGATCCTGTGTAAATTTCTAACAATTAGTATTAGATCGATAGATTACTGAACAAggatttgtttttattttttatgttttcttgatTTAGATTGATTATGATTAATGCAATTTTTTTCATTCCGTGGAGGTTTTAACCTAGTTTTTCTAGTATTGTTATTTCCCTAATATTATGttaaaaatataacaaaaaagaatgttttatttgaattttttgaatcCTTGTGGGGATTCTAGTTTCCCGTTCCTAGTTATTTAAATCGTCGAATTATGCTAAATCGAATCTTACGAACTATTTGACGAGTACGAATTTAATTCATTGATTTGAGAAATATAGCAACTTTTAcaagttgaaaaaaaatattgagataATTTTGATAAACTATATGTAATAATTATGATAAAATTAAagggtttgtctagttgtaactAGTTGGTTGAAAACTCTTATAacctaattttaattttctagaaTGCCCATATTGTCAAAGAGGTGATTAGGCCAAGAGGTATCAATATGTAATTTCATATGTTTGCTTTCGAAAAAGCTGTTGCATATATCCACTTTTTTGTGATACCTACTGAAAGTAGGGGTGTAAATGTAATTTTATTTCCCGATGCCCCATCCAAAACGTCTCTCAATTCCTCTCCAACAACCCTTTCTTTCAATGTTTTATTCTCTATTTACACCGTGCATAGGAGAAAAGCTTTTGTTCTCCTTCAACACTCTTGGTTCAACCATGAAAACTAAAGGGCGACCAGACCGACTAAAGCTaaaaatcgaataaaacataaaGTGGTTTAATCccaaaaattgaaaccaatttGGGTTCTGTTAAAATTggaaaaatcgaaaccaaaatcaGTCACAATTGATTTCAATCTGAATAGGTTGGTTTGACAAGGATTATAAACTTGAAATCGGATATTAGATTAGACCCTACTAATTACGATCTAAATTAGAATGGATCATTTTAAAACCTTCTGAATTGGGATCGGTCTCCCCTGATTTCGATTAAAATCTTTCAATTCGATTGGCATCATTTTATAGAAAATTAGCTTTTGAGAAATATTTCTAACTCAAAAGAAGCCATGACAATTGGGCTATTCTGTTTTTAAAACACTAAGGAATGATATAGAAATTTATAAAAACACTCACCTAGAAAGTGTTGTTGATTCATTTATTTCAGTAATATCAAGATTCATCGACTGAACATCAAAAACCTATGATGTGTTACCATAACAATAAATGTCTCTCAGGCCAAAGGGTCAATAATAATGTTACTAGTGAAAATTTCGTTCTTTTGCATATGATAATAACAAATGTGAGATTCCCATGTAATTCAATTCAATACACATGTTGTATGTGTACTCACATCTGTGCCCTAAAATTAACATTCTGATCAAACAAGATTCAACGATCATTTGAATAGGGTGTTTAATCCTATCCCCAGTCAAGACTCATGAACAACTTAAGTGTAAacctaaaaataattttataaaccaTTTAATATTATATCACacataataaaaattaaatatataaatccAATTAATTACAATTCGGGTTTAATGGAATTAATTCCAACCCATTTGGATTTGCACACAACAATCTTGCAAAAGATTATTATTCATACAAAACCAGAAACACAAGTTACGATGAGTGCCATGGATCTAAGCTTATTCATACAAAACCAGAAACACAAGTTACGATGAGTGCCATGGATCTAAGCCTTCTTCTTGTTGTAGACTCGTGTGGAGGCTCTTGATCACTGGATGCGAACCCAAATACCCTCGCTTGGTATATATTGATGAACCACGAAAACAAGATAATATCCAGGAGGTGCCAGGACGGCCGTAGTTGGAGCCGTCACAGCCACTTCATACACAGAATTTGTCAACTCCGCCACATTCCCACCACCCATTACCAACAGCCTTTGATTCATGGAATACGCGTGTGTCGTAAACGGTGGAGCCACCATAGTCACTGACACCGCCTCCCTCCTCACCGCTGTACCCGGCGGTACCGAGAACCGTACTACCAGCTTTTGTCCGTATCCTATCTGTGTTTGTGATGCCGGAGCAATGATCCTTGGCCGTATATTGGAGAACATATATTCCGGTGAGAATGACTCTAAGGTCAAATCCGTCGGAAATAAAACGCCGTTGAATTGATAGCGTATATGGGGATTGTTTCCTCCCACTAGAACTCTCCCATCACGGAGTAAGATTGCAGTGGAATGGTACAAACGTGGAATATTAGAAGGGTTTTGCACCTCAAAACGAGACCCAGGTGGAGCATCGGGTCGGTAAATCACCGGTTCAAAGACCGGGTCTCGGCCAAGTTCCCACCCGGCAGTTCCCCTTCCAGCACCATTGATGATCAAGACATTGCCGTCTGGGAGTAAGGTCATGTCTCCCATAACTCTTGGGTGAGGCATTGTCTCCATGAACCAATCCGGATTCGGGTCAGTAATTCGGATCCTTCCACATGTATCTAAGGCTCCCATGAAGTTACCTCCATTAGCTTCAAGGTATGAACCTCTTGGAGCTCCACCACAAATGAGAAcctcagcttcttcttctttcttgttcttcaaTGGTAGTAGAACTGATGAACCAGAGCTAGGATAGCTCCGAGGATAGCCGCCGGGCATCGTTGGAAAAGTTCTCACAATTCTATCTCTGGTGTAATCAAACAAGATTGCTCGATTGTTTGCAAAAACGAATAAGTTCCCATCAACATTGAGATGAACAAAAGGGTATAGATTGTTTTCTTGGCCTCGATCGTTCGTCTCGGCTAGAAAAGGCATTGGGAATAGCCTGTTAGTGGATGAAGATTTTGGGTAGAACTCATAATTGAATTGCTGACGACCACCGATCACGATGGCCCTTCCGTCCGGTAATAACTGATTAGTGGCGTACCACCGTCGTGCATAGAGACCTTGAGGAATCTCATTCCAATCACAACTACCACAAGGCTGAAAAATTCTCACGGCGCGTTCGCCGTCGTTGAATCCACCGGTTTGGATGAGGTGACCATTTGGGGAGACAGTACCAGATGAGCACCAAACATCGGTTTGAACTGTGAGAGCTCTTATAGAATTAGTGTACACGTCGTACTCAACAGAGTGAGCTGTGCAATCATGTTTGAGGGCTTGTTCGTTGGGATCATCCCGGCATTTGCCTTCCGGTAAGTTGATTTTAGAAGGGCCGTAGTCGGTGCGGTCGAAGATGATGACACGATCGTTGTTAAGTAGTTGCATGTGCATTGCTGATACCCCAATGTTTGTCTTCAGGAGTTTCCATTCTCCTCCTTGAGCTGCTTGGGTTACTGAAtttagagagaagaagaagaagaagaagaagaagaaggaaagagatgtTGGAGATGGAGCCATTGAAGGTTGCTTTTCTTGCTGGTTTGGTTTGCAGTACTCCCTATCTTTCTTCATTATATAGAACTTAGAAGGAAAACTGTGGTAATGGTAATGGAGTTATACGCGTGGAAGGAAAACGAGATTGGGAGTTGGAAGCTGGAAGCTGGGGCTGTCGGTTTATATCATTGCTGGCTTCCTTTCattatcaattttttcttcGGGTGCAGCTTCCTTTCGTTATCTAGGATCTTTAATTTGTACGTCCGTGTACGTTATAGATAAGAAAGATTTCAGGCATAGATTGGATGTGGACGCGAGTCAGAGGTAGGGGAATCAATGGGTTGGGTTCGGCCAGATTTGGTCCGGTTTGAATCAGTTTCGGTGTGAGAATGGTGAAACTAAAACTGAACAAATAAGGAAgtaattttggttttggtttggtttggtttaggtttcgGTGCGATTTGGTTGTGGATTGTCTTTGGTTTCTTATAtcgatttgtaatcgggttagttttgggttttgattcaGTTTGGATTCAACTTTCCATATAAACGTATACAAAACTATGGAAAATTTGGTTTTTTCTAAAAGATTTTGGACTGTTTTTGGTTTTATACCGGTTaggtttcgattttggtctaGATTTTAAGccaattttggtttggtttcgggttcatttggtttttggtgcgattcggtttggtcttggggttgcaatactccaaaccgaaatgaCCCAATAAGGCTTTAGTTGGGTTTGGTCAGAGCTATTATTGGTTCGCTCTGACCTATTTTACTGGTTCGGTTTAGGTATTGACAACCCTAGTCAGAGGTGTCAAACACCCCTATGGACGGTTGGATCAACCGAAGGGACATCCCCATGGGGAGCTAATCTAAATCTTGTGCACACTAGAACAAAGAATGGTAcgttcctctctctccctctcccgtGTAGGTGACCACCCCAacccatctcacaccatccatgggtCTGCCCCAGATGGAATGGGGATCTGGACTCGGTCAAACAGATGTTGGGCAAGGTATACTGGTATAACATGATGCACATATGTGGAGGTGAGCCAAACCAAAAGTAGGGTATCGTTTGAGGATCGTTGTCAACTTATCATTGTTCTTAATTGCActatattttcttctccttcacaATTAACACAATGAATACATATAAGGAGATTGTTATTAAATCAACATCATATGCAAACACGAAGTAACGGTAAATTGAAATGAAAAGATTTTCAAATCTTCtccccaccccaacccaaaagagaaaaatgaagccAAAATAAATGCCGTGTAACTAAGTTCAATTCGGCTCCTCAAAGGAGAGGAGTTGTCCTCCCTATACGAAATCCACCACCTATGATATATTTGGATCACATGTTGAAACATTTAATATACTATTGACTCATAATTTGATACTCCATGGATGATTAGATCGCATATAAAAATCTTACCATATGAAAAATAGATCCAAACTCGTCATTCCAAGTCCCTAATCCGAGTCTAAGGCTCCTAACCCTACACTTCGATAGAGACAATCCACCTTTCCTTAGAAGAGTTTGGCCTTCTACTTTATATTGGTGGGATCCATTTCATTGAAATTTAAAGAGCAACTATAAACGTGGGTTGCCGTCGTGTTAAATCAAAGCTTAAttaacaaagaaagaagaatgaaaggAAAGATATCTAAGACTTCTTATTCATTGAATGTATCCTTGCCAAATGCGGATAAAACGTTATTCAGTGTAATTGTTACTTCACCAGGAATAAGAGATTGATAATTGAAAAAAGACTCTCATGGTAGTTGGACAACGTTTCTTCCTACTcttcaaatgattttcttaagATTGGGAATAGACATGGCACAAATTTCTGGACTGATTGTTGGACTAAATCCATTCCTGCTTTCTGTCTTGCAAATTTGCCTTTATCTACAACTCACCTCCATCTTTAGTGATTGTACTTTATAGGGAATTCCTGGAATGCTTGTCTGTTAATAACTTCTTTTACTCCCTCTTTCTATAACAATAAAGATTCTTCAAATCCATATTTCCTTTGAACATGATAGCTAGATGATGATGTCACTTTTCAAACGAAAATAACTGCCAAATTCTCGAATGCAATACCTTTCTCAAATAGGTGTActtgcttatcgatcttcatgttCACAGTGGTGgcaaattttttgaaaactcaaaaatcaaaatacatccaaaatttaagttctttttttggagaatagCACAAGGAGAGATTCCTACAAAGGGCATTATGAGAAAATGGGTGAATATTGATCTATATTGTGGCTTATGCCACAATCATCATGAGACGCTTGCAAGTTCACTAAAAGAATCTGGGTAGTTGGTCCTTTGGGTCTTAGaactaaaattttaaatagttCTTCCTTCTTGTCTGTCACTATGTATTTCTTTAATTCACATACTATACTTGCTAATGATTTGCATTTGTTATTCAATGTCTCTATTATTATGTATTACTGCATTTGGAAACACAGAAATTGAAGGTCATTTTTTGTCATGAAAAACTTAATCCTCACACCATTCTACAACAAGTGGAATATTGGGTATCTTTTGGTATCCCTACCCAATCTAATACACAACAGGTGATATCACCTAATCACCTAACCTCCTTTCCTATTGGAATACCTACGGTCCCCTTTTTTTACTCACAAAGTACTAATTTGTAGTAGGATCACTAATTCCAGTAATAATATTTTTGGATGGACTACTACTTTATGACCAAAGGAAAATGTGTCTTACTTTCTCACACTACATGATGATAGGAAAAATTATTGACACATCAACTAGAGGCTTTCTCCCTTGAGATTTCTCATCtcttttttgctgatgatacctttattttttgtagcGCCACTATCTCGGATATCTCGGATATCTCAACTATCAAAGGCATTTTGGATTTGTTCTTTGACCTTTCAGGTCTCACGATTAACTGTGAAATCAGCAATCTAGCCTTTAGCTCCAATGTGCCTTCATCTCTTAGAATTTCCCTCTCCAACATTCTTGGGATTAAAGAAATGAATGCAGATTCCACCTATCTTGGTACCAATCTTTTCCATCGTAGAGCTAGAATGATAAGCTTTAGCCATATTGTGAAGGGGATTGACAAAAAACTTGCTTTATGGAATGCTAACCTACTTTCTTTTGCAAGAAGAATGGTTTTGGTTCAATTAGCTTTATCCTCTATCCCTTCTTACCTAATTATAAATTGTTCTCATCTTTGAATCCATGCTTGTATTATTGTATCTCCTGAGATGTGCAATCAATGAGATAAAGAGCAATCAAACCAAATTGCTTGAGCAAAAGGACACTATAGAATATGTGTGCTGGATTCTACCTTCCTTCACCACATCACTGACATAAATGATCAACTGGCACTTTGTGTTGAATTAAACCTTCCCTTGAGGACAAAACCATCTACACATGCACACCAAAGAAAATTCTTTCTCTTGGGTAATGTATGACACCTCCAGACCTTCGTCTAAACTGTGGCTTGCCAAACAAAGTCACGACATATATAACCAAGACCACCCTTATTAGAATCAGGAATAGACTGGCATCGCAGTTAAGCTTTAGAAAATTTGATGGTGGAGCCACTCAGTTCATTAAATTAAGATTTCGATTACTTGTAGTTTATTGTGAAGTTGATGTTGGCAAAGATGTATTGAATGGTTTTGAGGAGGAAAGAGTTGGTAGATTTGAGTTGATAGATACAAGAATAAGCTTTCACAAGGGAGGAACTAAACAAGGTAAGTAAATATATACAAAATATTTACTTGCTATAGCTAGCAAACCCTACAATTAGAAGGAAATATTTGCTTTTATGCAAAGGTGgaatttcatgttttttttttttttacataaaatGCTCATTTTCTAAGTAACTAAGAGAGTGTACGGATCATATTCATCATGTTGAATTTATTGCATCTATCAACTCAATTTATTCGATAAATGGTAGTAATTTATATGATACTATCAAGGGGTAAGGATAAAATTATAAGTGGAAGAGACACTTAACAAGGAATCCATTTTCTATATATGGAAAATATAAGAGAGATTATCTAAACATGATTGGACGAAAATTCCAATCTCGATTATATGATTTTCAAATAGTTTGTAAGAAGATTTAAAGATAcaattattttcaatttttcttttttgtaaaatcATTTTATCTCCAGCAAGTGGTTTAGATTCTCTATACATGATGTTCCAACTGACTAGAGTTGTGATAATAATTATTGCATGCTTGTAGGTCTAGTATGTGATATTGAAAAGTGGAAGAGTCGAATCAAACTTAAATTATTTACTTAGAACTTAATTGTTTTAGTACTTTAATTTAGGTGTCCTTGTGAATATGTAATCATCTTTAGGGGGGAAAAAGTTCTCTCGATGAGCATGGCCTACATCCAAAACAAGGGGTTAGAAATGTCTTTTAACAATGGGAGGAGAGGGATAAACACATGAAATCTCTGGCCTGGACAATGCAATATAGGGAAATGCAAGAACAAactctataaataaagaaataggagagagaaggggaccTATCTTATGCACAGAGTTGAGATtgtccttctcttctctaatgtattctctctctcatatgcaagagagaactttgatttttacctaTCCAATACAAAAGAGAGTTCTTACTCTATGTGGTTGTTTGAATtccctaaggctatgtttggctGTAAGGGGAATTatagggaagggaagtgaaagttttatactttaaaaagaaatatatgtaatcattacccatgtgattttaacattaacttcaaatcatttcatatttggttataaaatttcactttactttgcatccaaaaccttttgctatgatatgtaaaataaaaattacatgcaaaatatatcattattaattAAGGAGAAGTATAGGCATGCTAGCAGGTTACAatagaattaggaatgctagcgtgTTATTAACCATAGAATTTTATCATCTTAAATATAACCGTTGGATTAAAAGAAGAGGTCTAAATATTCAATCCACCGTTGCTACACTTTATCTCTCCCCTAATTCTTTCTCTACCTTCAATCTAACTATTGAAGCCGTGCTAGAACGTTGCTTTAGCCACGCCAGAAACCAGAGTTCAAAGGGTTTCAAGGTTTTGGATGGCCGCAATTTTACCGATTCCGCGTGGATTCTTCTGCGAGCCAAGTGAAGGCCGGaagattaggtttaattagaatttaataagagaaagaagatggagaggaagaagaagacaaacaAAAGGGAAGGAATTAACACTCGGATGTGATACAAAGGGGATTgcgaatttttctttcttcttttcaataAACACAACTTTGCTAATGATTATATGCCAGTGCTCAGCACTGTATTATTTGATAGTGGATAGATAGAAATACAAAACCTTGAAATGCTATTAACCTTTGAGTGGAGATTGGGGAGAGAAAAGTTTACAGAAAATCCCCCAAAAAATCGTGTGCCCAGTAAACCCACTTCCCTCCTTTCCTCTCCCTCACCCCTCTGAAAATTGGGTGCCTCTTCTCCCTAAACTTTTTTCTATCTGTCTTCTACAGCGGGCGGAGAAAAAGAAAacggagatgaagaagaaggggaaggaaagaAGTTGTAAGAGAGCAGCATAGTAGATTAGATACACACTATATTTAATCAATGGCATAGATCTGATTAATCTAATCTAACAGTTAATAGATGCTAGCATTTCTAATACTTTTGTATCCTGCtagcattcttttctttttccccattattaaatatagttaaaaaaaattatgtaatttatataatcacttgggataatgattataaaaatttcttttttaaatatgaaaatttcacttcccttttctCTAAATTCTCAttacaaccaaacggagcctaatgCTACATCAGGTAAGATCATTGAATACAATTTTTTGAAGTACTATGCTACTATATTACGCAACACATCATTCATTGGAAGAACGCTTTTCGATTATGAAATTCAACACGGCTTGGACTTTATTTTGACGAAAAAGACCTATTTgtgttcaaattcaattttattaAATGCAATTGAAAATCTCCAAATTGTCATTTTATAGTGAaattctctttttctatttttcgttttgggtagggtttctggAAATCTCTCAAACTGTCAGAGTCATATTGAATAATAAGTGGAAGATTGCTTATATTTTAAGGTAACTAACCCTCAGCACTCGCTGACAATCTATTATCAATGCTCTATATNNNNNNNNNNNNNNNNNNNNGggcggagaagaagaaaacggagaggaagaagaaggggaaggaaagaAGTTGTAAAAAGAGCAGCATAGATAGATTAGATACACACTATATTTAATCAATGGCATagtgtaggtaccatggacctccgcccctgCGGGATGATCGCTGATACGACGCGTAGCACCTGTgaacacgctagggttcgaccctaatgagatgagatggtatccccaggtcatcaaatgccaaggggggatacacgttatgggtaaaaggagtcgccacctagaaagggtctaggacccataaatgtctcccccaatcaagggagagagactaatgactctgatggataaggttggtttgcaccaagattctagacaagtgtcaagtgacaaactgggaaggtgttaggcacccagtctgcccgaccctaaggccggtctctttttgtttgaccaaagtttgtttgtaccctactaactagtctgaaatctaggtcactgaaaaccctatactaggtatctaagcatgacatgtgaaaaccctaaaccaagtgtctaaattatgctagttAGGTTATGATGCAGATagtgaaatgattacgctaattaaataagcttaaatgatttaattaatgtattatgagtcttagattaagctaattaaataagcctaaacctaggattagtttagcaacttataaaaccctaaattaaactaattcaatTAATTGAGCTTGACCtaaatggatgattaatgaacttatgaaatcctaaattgaactaatggGTTTAACTGAGTCTAGCCTAGATGGATGGttaatgaaattataaaatcctaaattgaactaattaaaatgattaaacccaatccctagtaatttacaataaattattacaatcttacttaatctaattggtaaaaggatttataaattaaatgagacctaattaatttataaaaagtgAAACGGATTAATTACACTAAATGAATACATTTTTACTAATATACCTAATCTAGTGtgggaggattaaactaaacctacgatttaattaaactaatcatgaaacctaattgcactaattatgtttaccttgagctaatcctaagatgagttaaacattttcaaaaccctagttaagctaatgcgaagagaatcttttaactaattaatctagttaattatcctacatt
This window encodes:
- the LOC122081519 gene encoding aldehyde oxidase GLOX-like; translation: MKKDREYCKPNQQEKQPSMAPSPTSLSFFFFFFFFFSLNSVTQAAQGGEWKLLKTNIGVSAMHMQLLNNDRVIIFDRTDYGPSKINLPEGKCRDDPNEQALKHDCTAHSVEYDVYTNSIRALTVQTDVWCSSGTVSPNGHLIQTGGFNDGERAVRIFQPCGSCDWNEIPQGLYARRWYATNQLLPDGRAIVIGGRQQFNYEFYPKSSSTNRLFPMPFLAETNDRGQENNLYPFVHLNVDGNLFVFANNRAILFDYTRDRIVRTFPTMPGGYPRSYPSSGSSVLLPLKNKKEEEAEVLICGGAPRGSYLEANGGNFMGALDTCGRIRITDPNPDWFMETMPHPRVMGDMTLLPDGNVLIINGAGRGTAGWELGRDPVFEPVIYRPDAPPGSRFEVQNPSNIPRLYHSTAILLRDGRVLVGGNNPHIRYQFNGVLFPTDLTLESFSPEYMFSNIRPRIIAPASQTQIGYGQKLVVRFSVPPGTAVRREAVSVTMVAPPFTTHAYSMNQRLLVMGGGNVAELTNSVYEVAVTAPTTAVLAPPGYYLVFVVHQYIPSEGIWVRIQ